The DNA window CGCCGACCACTCGGGCGGTCGGCGCAACATCTTCCTGCGCACACTCGACGCGTTGGGTCTCGGTTTCGATTCCTGACTTTGCTTCCGTTTCGGCGGCCGCCGTGGCCTCCCCGTTGCCGCTCTGTAACGTCCCCGTGATCCCCGCCGATGGGCAGAAGTAGTACGACTGTCGTGTAGTTGGTCCTGGTCGGGCGGGTTATCAGTTCTCCCACTCGCCCTGTGGGGTCGGCGATGCGCCGGTAGCCTTTACACACTTGAGATCAAAGGGGGCCGACGATGCGCCGGAAATGGTTACGCGTATTCGCCACGGTCGCGGCTCCGCTCGTCGCGTTGACTCTTCCCGGTAATCCGGTGCAGGCCGATCCCGGTGTCGTGGTGTCCCCGGGCATGCAGATCATCCAGGGAACGAACGCCTGCACACTGGGATTCGTCGACCCCGGCGCACGCGTGGCCTACACCGCAGGGCATTGCCGCGGCGACGGCACGGTGCAGGACGGGGCCCGCCGATACATCGGGCAGCAAGCGTCTTTCCGCGACAACACTCCCGACGGCGCCACCATCGACACCAACCACCAGATCACCGACTGGGAAGTCATCAATCTCGCCCCCGACGTCGTGATCAACAACGTCCTGCCTCGTGGCATGACGCTGGTGTCCGATCCTTCGGTAGGGCCCTCGCCTGGTCTGCCGGTATGTCACTTCGGTGTGGTCACGGGCGAGACCTGCGGCAACATCCAAGCCGTGTACAACGGCTGGTTCACGATGGCCAACGGAGTGGTGAGCCAGAAGGGGGATTCCGGCGGGCCGGTCTACTTCATCAGCCCCGACGGCAGGGCGGTGATCATCGGAATGTTCAACAGCACCTGGGGGCAGTTCCCCGCTGCGGTGTCCTGGCATGTCGCCAGCCAGCAGGCGCATCAGGACGTCATCTCCGCGGCGTCGGCTCCGCTGCCTTAGCGCTGAAGTTCGAACACCGGGATCGACGGCGCGGTCGCGCGCAAGTCGATGTCCGACGACTCGGGAGTCAGCCCGGCGACGTGGCCCTTCACCTCCCAGAACCACCGGTCGAGGTAGCGCCTCAGCAGCTCGGGCTTCTCGTCGTCGGCAACCTCGGTGATGCGAACCTCAGTGCTGTGCCACCTCGGACCCATCTCGACGGCGCCTGCCGCCCGCGCGTTGCGAACCCACTGCGTGTTGCCGCGGGGTGAAACCAGGTAGTCACGGCCGTCGACGGTCAACAGGTTGACCACCACCCCGCGTCGCTTTCCGGTTTTCCGGCCACGCACGCGCAGTGCGACCGTGCCGGCGACGCTGATGCCGGCCTCGGCCAGCAGCCGGAACAGCTCGTTGACGGCACGGGCAGCCCCTGTGGGCTGGTCATAGCGGACTGTCATCTCATTCTCCTCCATTTCGAGAGCGGTGCTCTCTTTCGAGAGTGGCACGACGCGCGCTAGAAATCAAGAGCAGTGCTCTTGATTTGTGCGACACTGGGCGGCATGGGCAAGCGGCAGGATGCTCGCGACCGGATCGAGCGCCAGATCGTCGAACTGGGCCGCCGCCACCTGGTCACCGAAGGTGCGGCCGGGCTGTCGCTGCGCGCCATCGCACGTGACCTCGGCATGGTGTCGTCGGCGGTGTACCGGTACGTGGCCAGCCGCGACGAGCTCCTGACACTTCTGCTCGTCGACGCCTATTCGGAGTTGGCCGACGCGGTGGACGATGCTCGCGCGACAACGGCGTCATGGCGCGATCAGGTGTCCGCCATGGCGCACGCGGCACGAGGCTGGGCCGTCGAACACCCCGCGGGATGGGCGCTGCTGTACGGCAGCCCGGTGCCCGGCTACCGCGCGCCGGCCGAGCGAACCGTCGGCCCGGGCACCCGAGTGGTGGGTGCGTTGTTCGACGCTGTCGACGCCGGAATCGCGGCGGGCGAGATCTCGAAGACCGAAGTCGCGGTGAGGAAACCGTTGTCGTCGGATTTCGACGGCGTGCGCACTGAGTTCGGATTCGGCGGCGACGATTCCGCGGTCGCCAAGTGCTTTCTGCTGTGGGCGGGACTGGTCGGAGCCATCGGCCTGGAGGTGTTCGGTCAGTACGGGCCGGACACGCTCACCGATCCCGCGGCCGCCTTCGACCTCCAGGTGAGGCTGCTGATCGAGATGCTGACCAAATAGTTCAACGTTGACTTATATAAGTGTGTACTTTATTTTAGAGCTGTGCACGCGTTCGATGTACTCGGCGACCCGGTGCGTCGGCGCATTCTCGAATTGCTTGCCGTCGGCGAGTTATCGGCGGGAGCCATCGGGGCGCAGATCCAGGCGGAGTTTGCGATAAGCCAACCGGCGGTGTCGCAGCATCTCAAGGTGTTGCGGGAGAACGGATTCACCTCGGTCCGTCCAGACGGCCAGCGCAGACTGTATGCGGTCAGCGGCACGGCGTTGCGCGACGTCGACGAGTGGCTCGACGGCTTCCGCCGCTTCTGGGCACCGCGACTCGACGCGCTGGGGACCGAGATCGCGCGCGGTAAACGACAACGCAGAAACCAAGGGAGGCAATATGACTGAGGTAGATGTCGAGTACCAAATCAACGCAGTCGAGCGCAAGCTGGGGACCCGCATCATCGATGCCAAGGACGCGCACGTCGTCACCATCAGCCAGTCCTACGACACCGACCAGGATGACCTATGGGACGCCGTCACCAGCATCGAGCGCATTCCCCGGTGGTTGATGCCGATCTCCGGTGACCTGACGGTCGGCGGCACCTACCAGTTGGAGGGTCAGGCCGGCGGAACCGTCCTGACGTGCGATCCGCCGAAGAACTTCACCGCGACATGGGAATTCGGCGGCGGTATCAGTTGGATAGACGTCAGTGTGGGCAGTGATGGCCCAGACCGGGCACGCTTGGTGATCGAGCACATCGCCCATGTCGACGACCATTGGGAACAGTTCGGACCGGGCGCGGTCGGCATGGGCTGGGATTCGATGCTGCTCGGCCTGGCGATTCACTTGGCCACCGGCGCGGCGATCGATCCATCGTTCGGCGAGCAGTGGATCGTCACCGAGGACGGTCGCCGCTTCCTCACTCTCTCCGGCGAGCAGTGGTGCGCCGCGAACGTGGCCTTCGGTACGGACCCTGTGGCGGCCCGCGGGATGGCCGCGCGATGCCTGGCGGCGTACCTCGGTGAGGAGTCAAACTAGAACACGTTCTAGCCATCGGGGGCGGCCGGGGATATCCTCGACGCGATGCATGCCCAGACACCTGTCCAGATTGCGTGGGTGACGCGGGACCTCGACGCCACCGAGAAGGCGCTGACCACACTGTTGGGCGCCAAGAAGTGGGTCCGGGTCACCGACGTCCACTTTGCGCCCGACACCTGCACCTTCCGCGGTCGGCCCGCCGACTTCATCGCGGACATCTCGTTCAGCTACGCAGGCGACACCCAGCTCGAGTTGATCACGCCGGTGAGCGGCGAGAGCGTGTACTCCGAGTTCCTCGACGCCGGCGGTTCGGGACTGCACCATGTCTGCATCGAGGCACCCGACTCCGCTGCGTTCGACTCCAGCCTGCGTGAGGCAGAAAATAACGGCACGCCCGTCGTGGCGCAGGGGATCATGCCAGGGGGCATGCGGTTCGCCTATCTGTCGGCGGTCGACGCCGGCGTCCCTTACATCGAAATCGCCGTCATCCCAGGCGAAATCAAGGAATTCTTCGACTACGTGAAACAGGAGCAACAGTGAGCGGTCTTGACATCCCGGACACCGTCAACGCGGCCGATGTCCAGTCATGGTCTGACGAGGTCGATGTCCTGGTGATCGGCTGCGGCATTGCGGGTGGCTGTGCGGCGGTCAGCGCCGCAGCGGCCGGTGCGAGCGTCCTCGTCCTGGAGAAGGCGGCTGCGGCCGGCGGGACCAGTGCGATGGCGGGCGGCCACTTCTACCTCGGCGGCGGCACCGCCGTACAACAGGCCACCGGTCATGACGACAGTGCCGACGAGATGTACAAGTACCTGGTCGCGGTCTCGGCCGACCCTGACCTCGACAAGATCCGCCGCTACTGCGACGAAAGCGTCGAGCACTTCGATTGGCTTGAGGCGCTTGGCTTTCAGTTCGAACGCAGCTACTGGAAGGGCAAGGTGGTGGTTCCGCCTGGCACCGAGGGGCTGTCCTACACCGGCAACGAGAAGGTGTGGCCATTCTGCGAGCAGGCCAAACCGGCACCCCGCGGACATTCGGTTCCGGTGCCGGGGGAACTGGGTGGCGCCGCCATGGTGATCGACCTGCTCGTCAAGCGGGCCACCGATCTGGGCGTCCAGATCCGGTATGAGACCGGGGTGACCAACTTGGTGGTCGACGACGATGGCCGGGACAAGAAAGTGGTCGGAGTCAGCTGGAAACACTTCGGCGAAACCGGGGCGATCAAGGCCAAGGCGGTCGTCATCGCCGCGGGCGGATTCGCGATGAACGCAGAAATGGTCGCCGAGTACACCCCGGCACTGGCGCAGAAGCGGCGCACCAAACATCACGGTGAGGTCGAGCCCTACATCCTGGGCAATCCGCATGACGACGGACTCGGCATTCGGCTCGGCGTATCGGCCGGTGGTGTGGCGCAGAACCTCGACGGGCTGTTCATCACCGCCGCCGCCTACCCGCCGGAGATTCTGCTGACGGGTGTCGTCGTCAACAACCAGGGAGAGCGGTTCGTCGCGGAGGACTCCTACCATTCACGCACGTCGGCTCACGTGCTGGAACAACCCGATCAGCAGGCCTACCTGATCGTCGACGAAGCGCACATGCAGATGCCCGAGATGCCGCTCATCAAGTTCATCGACGGCTTTGAATCGGTGGCGGAAATGGA is part of the Mycolicibacterium tusciae JS617 genome and encodes:
- a CDS encoding nitroreductase/quinone reductase family protein, which produces MTVRYDQPTGAARAVNELFRLLAEAGISVAGTVALRVRGRKTGKRRGVVVNLLTVDGRDYLVSPRGNTQWVRNARAAGAVEMGPRWHSTEVRITEVADDEKPELLRRYLDRWFWEVKGHVAGLTPESSDIDLRATAPSIPVFELQR
- a CDS encoding TetR/AcrR family transcriptional regulator; its protein translation is MGKRQDARDRIERQIVELGRRHLVTEGAAGLSLRAIARDLGMVSSAVYRYVASRDELLTLLLVDAYSELADAVDDARATTASWRDQVSAMAHAARGWAVEHPAGWALLYGSPVPGYRAPAERTVGPGTRVVGALFDAVDAGIAAGEISKTEVAVRKPLSSDFDGVRTEFGFGGDDSAVAKCFLLWAGLVGAIGLEVFGQYGPDTLTDPAAAFDLQVRLLIEMLTK
- a CDS encoding ArsR/SmtB family transcription factor, which encodes MHAFDVLGDPVRRRILELLAVGELSAGAIGAQIQAEFAISQPAVSQHLKVLRENGFTSVRPDGQRRLYAVSGTALRDVDEWLDGFRRFWAPRLDALGTEIARGKRQRRNQGRQYD
- a CDS encoding SRPBCC family protein, whose product is MTEVDVEYQINAVERKLGTRIIDAKDAHVVTISQSYDTDQDDLWDAVTSIERIPRWLMPISGDLTVGGTYQLEGQAGGTVLTCDPPKNFTATWEFGGGISWIDVSVGSDGPDRARLVIEHIAHVDDHWEQFGPGAVGMGWDSMLLGLAIHLATGAAIDPSFGEQWIVTEDGRRFLTLSGEQWCAANVAFGTDPVAARGMAARCLAAYLGEESN
- a CDS encoding VOC family protein, producing the protein MHAQTPVQIAWVTRDLDATEKALTTLLGAKKWVRVTDVHFAPDTCTFRGRPADFIADISFSYAGDTQLELITPVSGESVYSEFLDAGGSGLHHVCIEAPDSAAFDSSLREAENNGTPVVAQGIMPGGMRFAYLSAVDAGVPYIEIAVIPGEIKEFFDYVKQEQQ
- a CDS encoding FAD-binding protein; the encoded protein is MSGLDIPDTVNAADVQSWSDEVDVLVIGCGIAGGCAAVSAAAAGASVLVLEKAAAAGGTSAMAGGHFYLGGGTAVQQATGHDDSADEMYKYLVAVSADPDLDKIRRYCDESVEHFDWLEALGFQFERSYWKGKVVVPPGTEGLSYTGNEKVWPFCEQAKPAPRGHSVPVPGELGGAAMVIDLLVKRATDLGVQIRYETGVTNLVVDDDGRDKKVVGVSWKHFGETGAIKAKAVVIAAGGFAMNAEMVAEYTPALAQKRRTKHHGEVEPYILGNPHDDGLGIRLGVSAGGVAQNLDGLFITAAAYPPEILLTGVVVNNQGERFVAEDSYHSRTSAHVLEQPDQQAYLIVDEAHMQMPEMPLIKFIDGFESVAEMEAALGIPAGKLAATLDRYNENAARGEDPDFHKQPEYVAAQDNGPWAAFDLSLGVAMYSGFTMGGLDVSIDGQVLRSDGSAIGGLYAAGACASNIAQDGKGYASGTQLGEGSFFGRRAGVHAAQA